A region from the Branchiostoma lanceolatum isolate klBraLanc5 chromosome 2, klBraLanc5.hap2, whole genome shotgun sequence genome encodes:
- the LOC136427670 gene encoding radial spoke head 10 homolog B-like — protein MAKGDKKKKDSAKKESKSEPPPTETPSEEKKEEDVPTENAEETTTETETKVEEPIPREPTPEPDYDEPTLTDLIVEAFEGEKLRGLYEGDGVAKFAGEHVYEGQFTEGLMHGRGRYTWADGIVYEGDFFMNAVTGTGMYRWKDGSTYEGEVYEGLRHGQGTFKCSTKPCWYSGQWHMGSRHGHGVMYYSEDGTSFYEGDWVQGIKQGWGRRVYKSGNVFEGQWMNNQRHGQGTMIWHSLNQRYEGTWENGVIHGFGTHTWFLKRVPGSQYPMRNEYTGEFVNGVRHGRGKFLFAGGAVYDGEWEDNKKYGWGVFTFKNGRIFEGQFENDHMLDHPTFSMDGTTTPDLTGIRTRTPPGYQEELMSVKSAESKNTLGPSLALNIRHLLDEFPEVDRDEEQNQVFCVVLRHISHLKRVYTFYASLGQEEVSDHDNTYIMSKLQFWRLLKDCKCHEKGVTLAEMDRMIAQGKSPEEIHTPYEQMLLREYLDHLVTISYHLYQEELTEDEMETGRILATCFSKLIQNNILQSAGSVAGNFLYEPRRAVNALGYMEKCWEIYKTQCKQRRHLPHEPSMKMRQFLWMMMDYKLLNETLTSGQVLRILSTDDPKVSDGEDCNLEMEMTFLEFFEGLIGCAVKYVTEDVLKNPSPQASEAGSQGGDLDESIASPASAMLHSRASQMSARGRENESPESASPDLGSPMARASTVDIKHDQSRKTLDTQPSGVMSSSHTDLNPVSSVVTQKVTSEHSPDHLKKSSSATVALEEDMSGLEQHRISMVSMGPSGETLEEVPDEEELEEDEEVMDEDDRQFNFWTNQIHLFFIRRLFPAYEHMEMLKEETVRDRIRAAEEARLAAIKAEEDARARAQAAEEEALRKAQEELERPKTSETDVTAKEEDEVATTVTSKPSKSPPKEDRPSRKSRK, from the exons ATGGCGAAGGGagacaagaaaaagaaagactCCGCCAAGAAAGAGTCGAAATCAGAGCCACCTCCCACCGAAACACCGAGTGAGGAAAAGAAAGAGGAAGACGTCCCGACAGAGAATGCGGAGGAGACGACCACAGAGACAGAGACTAAG GTTGAGGAACCAATACCCAGGGAGCCCACCCCTGAACCTGACTATGATGAACCCACCCTCACAGACCTTATTGTTGAGGC GTTTGAAGGTGAAAAGCTGCGAGGCCTGTATGAGGGAGACGGGGTGGCCAAGTTTGCAGGAGAGCATGTGTATGAG GGCCAGTTCACAGAGGGACTGATGCATGGCAGAGGGCGTTACACCTGGGCAGATGGCATCGTATACGAG GGTGATTTCTTCATGAACGCGGTGACGGGTACAGGGATGTACCGATGGAAGGACGGCAGTACGTACGAGGGAGAGGTGTACGAAGGTCTGCGTCACGGGCAGGGCACCTTCAAGTgttccaccaaaccctgctggTACTCAGGACAGTGGCACATGGGGAGCAGACATGGGCAT GGAGTGATGTACTACAGCGAGGATGGCACCTCGTTCTACGAGGGAGACTGGGTCCAGGGGATCAAGCAGGGCTGGGGCCGGCGTGTGTACAAGTCCGGGAACGTGTTCGAGGGGCAGTGGATGAACAACCAGCGTCATGGACAGGGCACCATGATCTGGCACTCGCTCAACCAGAGATACGAGGGGACCTGGGAGAATGGAGTCATC CATGGTTTTGGGACCCATACCTGGTTCCTGAAGCGTGTCCCCGGCTCCCAGTATCCCATGCGGAACGAGTACACAGGGGAGTTTGTGAACGGGGTGAGACACGGGCGAGGGAAGTTCCTGTTCGCTGGAGGAGCTGTGTACGACGGGGAATGGGAGGACAACAAGAAATACGGATGG GGAGTCTTCACCTTTAAGAATGGCAGGATATTTGAGGGTCAATTTGAGAATGACCACATGCTTGACCACCCAACCTTCAGCATGGACGGTACCACCACCCCTGACCTGACCGGCATACGCACCAGGACCCCACCAGGCTACCAAG AGGAGTTGATGTCTGTGAAGAGTGCTGAGAGTAAGAACACCCTGGGCCCCAGCCTGGCGCTCAACATCAGACACCTGCTGGACGAGTTTCCTGAGGTGGACAGGGACGAGGAACAGAACCAG GTGTTCTGTGTCGTCCTGCGGCACATCAGCCACCTGAAGCGCGTGTACACGTTCTACGCCAGCCTGGGTCAGGAGGAGGTGTCGGACCACGACAACACCTACATCATGTCCAAACTGCAGTTCTGGAGGCTCCTCAAGGACTGCAAGTGTCACGAGAAGGGGGTCACTCTCGCCGAGATGGACCGCATGATTG CCCAAGGAAAGTCTCCAGAAGAGATTCACACCCCGTACGAGCAGATGTTACTGAGAGAGTACCTGGACCACCTGGTCACCATCAGTTACCACCTGTACCAGGAGGAACTTACGGAGGATGA AATGGAGACCGGGAGGATCCTGGCCACCTGTTTCTCCAAACTGATCCAGAACAACATCTTACAGTCTGCAGGTTCTGTAGCAG GCAACTTCCTGTATGAGCCCAGGCGGGCAGTAAATGCACTGGGCTACATGGAGAAGTGCTGGGAGATCTATAAGACTCAGTGTAAGCAGAGGAGACATCTGCCTCACGAGCCCTCCATGAAGATGAGACAGTTCCTGTGGATGATGATG GACTACAAGTTGCTGAATGAGACCCTGACGTCAGGACAGGTGCTGCGGATCCTGTCTACCGACGACCCCAAAGTGTCAGACGGTGAAGACTGCAACCTGGAGATGGAG ATGACCTTCCTGGAGTTTTTTGAAGGCCTGATTGGCTGCGCTGTGAAGTACGTGACAGAAGACGTTCTGAAGAACCCCAGTCCGCAGGCGAGCGAGGCGGGGTCCCAGGGGGGAGACTTGGACGAGTCCATCGCCAGCCCAGCCTCCGCCATGTTACACTCCAGAGCCAGTCAG ATGTCTGCTCGTGGCCGTGAGAACGAGTCCCCGGAGTCAGCCTCGCCAGACCTGGGCTCCCCCATGGCCAGGGCCTCCACTGTCGACATCAAACATGATCAGTCTCGCAAGACTCTGGAT ACCCAGCCATCTGGTGTGATGAGCAGCTCTCACACAGACCTGAACCCTGTCAGCAGTGTGGTCACTCAGAAGGTCACCTCAG agCACAGTCCTGACCACCTGAAGAAGAGTTCTTCTGCAACAGTTGCCCTGGAGGAGGACATGTCGGGCCTGGAGCAGCACAGGATCTCCATGGTCTCCATGGGACCCAGCGGGGAGacgctcgaggaggtgcctgaTGAAG AAGAGCTGGAGGAGGATGAGGAAGTGATGGACGAGGATGACCGACAGTTCAACTTTTGGACCAATCAGATTCACCTGTTCTTCATCCGGCGCCTGTTCCCTGCGTACGAGCACATGGAGATGCTGAAGGAGGAGACGGTACGGGATCGCATCCGGGCCGCGGAGGAGGCCAGGCTGGCGGCCATCAAGGCTGAGGAGGATGCCAGGGCGAG GGCTCAAGCAGCAGAGGAAGAGGCATTGAGGAAAGCACAGGAGGAACTGGAGCGTCCCAAGACGTCAGAGACAGACGTCACGGCTAAGGAAGAGGATGAGGTCGCCACAACTGTCACCTCCAAACCCTCCAAGTCCCCGCCAAAGGAAGACAGACCATCCAGAAAGAGCAGGAAATAA
- the LOC136426886 gene encoding uncharacterized protein: protein MQRQLHLSVVQIMQRELHLSVVQIMQRELRENHLPVIVQRQLHLSVVQIMQRELHLSVVQIMQRELRENHLPVPVVQIMQRELHLSVVQIMQRELHLSVVQIMQRQLHLSVVQIMQRELHLSVVQIMQRELHLSVVQIMQRQLHLSVVQIMQRQLHLSVVQIMQRELRENHLPVV from the exons ATGCAGAGACAACTCCACCTGTCTGTGGTCCAGATCATGCAGAGAGAACTCCACCTGTCTGTGGTCCAGATCATGCAGAGAGAACTCAGAGAGAACCACCTGCCTGTG ATCGTGCAGAGACAACTCCACCTGTCTGTGGTCCAGATCATGCAGAGAGAACTCCACCTGTCTGTGGTCCAGATCATGCAGAGAGAACTCAGAGAGAACCACCTGCCTGTG CCTGTGGTCCAGATCATGCAGAGAGAACTCCACCTGTCTGTGGTCCAGATCATGCAGAGAGAACTCCACCTGTCTGTGGTCCAGATCATGCAGAGACAACTCCACCTGTCTGTGGTCCAGATCATGCAGAGAGAACTCCACCTGTCTGTGGTCCAGATCATGCAGAGAGAACTCCACCTGTCTGTGGTCCAGATCATGCAGAGACAACTCCACCTGTCTGTGGTCCAGATCATGCAGAGACAACTCCACCTGTCTGTGGTCCAGATCATGCAGAGAGAACTCAGAGAGAACCACCTGCCTGTGGTCTAG
- the LOC136427672 gene encoding uncharacterized protein: MNPTLGVMSNALRRIPDPQQDSQPYKWLEKTKSDGASGRTRREQRIRRPMNAFMVWARTERKRLAHEKPDLHNAELSKILGKTWRSLTTSQKQPYVEEAERIRVQHMQDHPDYKYRPRRRKQAKRVCKRVDTGLTLSGLAHKFGLSPPPSSSSSSSGPTTQSTSSMGTPDSTPTNSPTPDAVSVKSEPSSMDSPPRMESVSPLQNLAKLTSNTTRFPADKRLLSNDCFPGGLPTPEMSPLDARDDDVFFPPDFKWDMGRMGREATARPADRPSSSGNLPPTTLTLPKPAKIQRSLSVAEQTAVNASRCQTPTRARSSSTGDFPVTSTVASSSSVSSGVATKSAAKQPPQYRSELHALVSSPYPVSMWYSNGGDFTNSDNNTNFQYPPNVQGTGNHSAAYPTENSSRSTSASAMSRATTTGVNAMHSIKYQTTASLMPAVSTGSYQQNGSVLHVPSSETYPFGSPMTHADVPNADLSSLSQEELLDEVDRAEFDQYLNSYLNNENALNFGITPEQHFGLAANPNFNMSQGYGLHDFQETSNYKNHMGYYQGVANTQNFGNASLGGNVVPWGCGGQGEDGSLTSALADANAIYYSNSMCTAT, from the exons ATGAACCCGACCCTAGGAGTGATGTCGAACGCGCTGAGGAGGATACCCGACCCGCAACAGGACAGCCAGCCCTACAAGTGGCTGGAGAAGACGAAGTCGGACGGGGCCTCGGGGCGGACCCGCCGGGAGCAGAGGATCCGCCGCCCGATGAACGCCTTCATGGTGTGGGCCCGCACCGAGAGGAAGCGATTGGCCCACGAAAAGCCTGACCTACACAACGCGGAACTCAGCAAGATCCTTG GTAAAACGTGGCGCAGTCTGACGACGTCACAGAAACAGCCGTACGTTGAAGAGGCAGAAAGGATCAGAGTTCAGCATATGCAG GACCATCCCGACTACAAGTACAGACCGCGCAGGCGCAAACAGGCCAAACGTGTGTGCAAAAGAGTCGACACGGGGCTGACGCTGTCTGGGCTTGCGCACAAGTTCGGACTGTCTCCACCACCCTCCTCTTCCTCATCCTCCAGTGGACCGACGACACAGAGTACAA GTAGCATGGGTACCCCAGACTCCACCCCCACGAACAGCCCCACCCCAGACGCGGTGAGTGTCAAGTCCGAGCCCTCCTCCATGGACTCGCCGCCCCGCATGGAGTCCGTCTCACCTCTGCAGAACCTGGCCAAGCTAACCTCCAACACTACACGCTTCCCAGCCG ACAAGAGGCTCTTGTCTAATGACTGCTTTCCCGGCGGGCTGCCCACCCCGGAGATGTCTCCGCTAGACGCCCGGGACGACGACGTGTTCTTCCCGCCGGACTTCAAGTGGGACATGGGTCGCATGGGCAGGGAGGCGACCGCGAGACCCGCAGACCGTCCGTCCAGCAGTGGAAACCTGCCGCCCACCACCCTGACGCTGCCAAAGCCTGCTAAAATTCAACGCAGCTTGTCTGTTGCAGAGCAGACAGCCGTCAATGCCAGCAGGTGTCAGACCCCAACGCGCGCCCGCAGCTCGTCTACAGGAGACTTCCCCGTCACGTCCACAGTAGCATCCTCAAGCTCCGTGTCCTCAGGCGTCGCCACGAAGTCCGCCGCCAAACAGCCGCCTCAGTACCGCAGTGAGCTCCATGCGCTGGTCAGCAGTCCTTATCCCGTGTCTATGTGGTACAGCAACGGTGGAGACTTCACGAACTCTGACAATAACACCAACTTCCAGTACCCGCCCAACGTTCAAGGCACGGGGAACCACTCAGCTGCATACCCTACCGAAAACTCGAGTCGGTCGACGTCGGCGAGCGCAATGTCTCGGGCAACGACGACGGGAGTCAACGCGATGCACTCGATCAAGTACCAGACCACGGCGTCTTTGATGCCGGCTGTGTCGACCGGGAGCTACCAGCAGAACGGCTCGGTGCTGCACGTGCCTTCCTCCGAAACGTACCCCTTCGGCAGTCCGATGACCCACGCCGACGTCCCTAACGCAGACTTGTCGAGTCTATCTCAGGAAGAGCTGTTAGACGAAGTAGATCGCGCCGAGTTCGACCAGTACTTGAACAGTTACTTGAACAACGAGAACGCCTTGAACTTCGGCATAACCCCAGAGCAGCACTTCGGCTTGGCGGCCAATCCGAACTTCAACATGTCGCAGGGTTATGGACTACATGACTTTCAGGAGACCAGTAACTACAAGAACCACATGGGGTACTACCAGGGTGTGGCGAACACACAGAACTTCGGTAACGCGTCTCTGGGGGGAAACGTTGTGCCGTGGGGCTGTGGCGGACAGGGGGAGGACGGCTCGCTCACGTCTGCTCTGGCCGACGCCAACGCCATCTATTACAGTAACTCCATGTGTACAGCCACATGA